In Oreochromis aureus strain Israel breed Guangdong linkage group 6, ZZ_aureus, whole genome shotgun sequence, the genomic window gtatttttcttttcttttgatttgTTTAATCTGCTTATTTCCATAATTATTATTTCTATTAGTACTCAGTACATGTGTAATTTAACAGTTTCAAAGCTTGGCAGGCAGGAAAGGGGTCAAagggacagaaagaaaaaacaaagaaaaagtagtAATACCTGAACGACAGCTAGGGGGCAGTAAAAATAAAGCTACCCATACACAGTATATGCTACCACAATCCTTTCTGTGGCTGCTACACAAATTGTAAAATAAAGTTAGAAATAACGACTTCCGGTTAAAATGCGAGTTattcttaataaaataaaaccaatttATTAGTAATAGACGAACGACTGAACAGACTTGAGGCATGAGAGACCGGGGTACTAATATGTGATACTACACTATtatactaaataaaaaaaacgatcgtgttaaagaaaaaaaaggcttctACACTTTGGAGACTGTGTGAATAAAACAGACTAAACGCAGGTCAAATGTAGGCCACTGCCTAAATTTGTCTcagtgcaaaataaaaaaataaaaacattaaataaataaaatatacagtacagtCGCACCTTCATGTAGAAAATGCGTCACACAAAACTACCGATTTTACACAAACGCTATAACTCATCCCCTACGTCTGCAGCTTTggggtgttttattttgaaacgcGCTGACCGGAAGCCCGCGGTTTCCCTCCAAGGCTGTTGGAGCAGAAGCTGGTGGACGGGAAGCAGGAACTAAGACGGGGGAAGTAAGAAGTGTATAATGAGAGCACTGATGTTACGCTCATCGGTCCGCTCTTTGGTGACAGTTTTCGGCACATTTTCCGCTTCTAGCCGCAAAGTTATTGCACAAGCAGCAGCTGTTTCTCACCGGTATTATTTCAGAAAAACGATGCACTATCAAACGGAGCAGAGAGGACACCAGAATTCTCCCGACTACCGGCTTTATTTTAGTAAGTTTATTGCCGCCATTGTGAAAGAAACCATGCCTGTCTTTGCATTAATTGCTGCAGCTGGTTAGCACAGTCACAAGGGTTGGAGTCTGACCGTGTAATAACCATAAGTCGACCTGCAGGTCAAGGTAAACGTTTGACCTTTGAGTTGTGTTTCCTGTCCAAGCGGCTCTTTTACGGCTTTGCTTTCAGTGTCAAAATCCCGCTAATGCTAGCCGTCGTTGTCACGTGTTTTGAAAGTATGCATAAGGAGAAACGAGGAAGAGGTGTGTGTTCCTCGTGGggtgtacttcctgtttgttgGTCACGTGGATGCAAGCCATGCAAAACCTCAAGCAAAGCCAAAACAATGGATGCATTTCTATCATCCAGACACATCAGATTAAGTCGAACTGTGTTGTAGATCATGAATTTTCTTTCTCAAAACATAACAACAGGGATGAAACCAGATATAAAACTTTATTCAGGCACAGCCAAGGTGTATTCTTGACCCCCAAACCGCACCCGGGTCGAACTCGGATGTGGAACTGTGTGATTGCAATCTACAGCTGGGCAGGGAACTCCAGTGACAAAAGCCTAACTTAAATAAACAAATCTATAATACATTTAGCTTCCTTAATTACACCACAGTATCCGTAAAATCGTGAACATTATTGtgataagagagagagaggcaagaGAGAAGCTGagagactaaaataaattattcTGGTCCAGATTGTGAATGGCACTAAGCCCAAGCCAGCGGAGTGTGGGGAGCTGGGACAGTCCCATTTGTTCACAGTACAAGGCACTGTTTTCTTGGAGTACTGTATTAAAATGTGTTGTGGTCTCACTGTTAGGGCTTTACTGCTGGATCAGTAAATTAccagaaaatgtaaaagtgccactttttaaatgaaaatgcaagtataaataaacatgaataTTCAAGTTCTAGTGTGCACATGGTAGTAATGAGGAAACCGGACTGGAAACGAATGCATTTTTGCATTTCACAATATTAATTGCTTAAAAAAAAGTGGGAACTTCAGTCATAATTTTAAAGCAAATTGTGTAATATTTGAATCATCATGTTTCAAGCAGAGGACTGCAGACATGCAGCAACAACATGCACACTGCGGTGCACTAATGTTCTGGCTGCATGCATGGAAATGCACTGCAAAACATACACCTGAGAGTGTGTTTGGAATTGAACATTGCTTTGGCATTGTGCATTAGAAAAGTAATTGTTCTTTTCCTGTTACTGTCAGTAACTCTACATGAATCCACTGCCAAAAACAGGAACTTCTTAAAAATTCGGCCACATTAGAAGGGGTGGACTGATGCCTGTGATTTATGtagatattttattgtttagtcAAATAAAACTTTGTCAGAAGACTGAgcagtttaaattaaaaatgtctttttttcgaCCTgcataataatagtaataatcaATGAATAGATTAACAGCAATAGTATCTGAAGATTTATTGAGCTGAAACTGAAAAGCTTTAATTTTACCTCACTTTCTAGTTTCCTTCATTCTCATTGAGAAAGTGGAGTAATAGTGTACCTAGGACTGGGCAGTATATCagttaaaatatgttttcaaaAGATATTAGCCGACAGTGTCATTAATACTGTTATAGTTTGATGTTGTGTTTTGTAAAGCAGTTCTTCTGGAAAGCAGTGTTTGCAAGGTTTGTGTCTGTCCTCTCTGCACTCTCTGAGTTGCGTAACCTCGTCCCTTGAAGCTTTGTTTTCCTGCACCAGTAATAGCTTAAAGGCTCGACAGTATATATTTGTGTTCTGTTGCGTGTGACAACATACACCAAAGTCTGTTGATTTGTGGACACGAGGACAAAACAGGGGTTGCTAGTCTACTTCGTGtgactttttcattttcactaaCCGACTGAGGTGGCAGTTAATTAAGACCTTATGTTTTTGGGAGGTAACATAACTGTTTTTGGTCAATGGAATCTGGTGGGACGTTAAAGTTTCACTTCCTTGTGGTGAAGAGCTTCCTAGTCGGAGCTAAAGCAGTGGAAATTTCTGTGCCAGTCAGTTCTCCTTTTTGCTTGAGGTTGTGCTTATTGCGGTCAACTGCAGGTAACACTGACTCATCAGAAACTCATACAACCCCCACTTCAAAAGCCCAAGTAAACAGTCACTGCCTGAGTGAAATACTTATGATTTTAAACACCAGGAACAAATGACACCCCAGTTTCTTTGAAATATGAACTATGACATCATTGTCATTatcatgatttttttctttgtattttatgCTGATCAGTCTGTTTAAGAAAAACTGTTGTGACATCTCTCATGATGTTTGTGTGGAAAGTGTCAAGATATAGATATCCATTCACCCCAAAAAATAACAAGATTTAAGTTTTTGTTCCCTACACTAAACAGATTGTAAAATATGTGTTAAGAGTAAAATGTTTATGCACAGAAGTACTTTGCtaccttttaatttgtttttgtttttttgtttgtttgttttttagaaacCTCAGATGGGAAATACATTTCGCCATTCCACGATATTCCACTAATAGCAGAGACAGAACAGGTAAGGGTTAGATAGCAAAGGTTTGTTTTCACTCGAATCTAATATTGTaaccatttttaatttttaatttttaaggcAAATGATGTACCTGCTAAAAAGTCCAAGAAGAGTGAGAGTGAGGTAAAGTTCGATTAAGTGTTTCAGGTCACTTCTACCACCTAAAACAATCAGGATAATGTATTTGGCTTTCTTGGTTTCTCTCAGGTGCTCTACAACATGGTGGTGGAGGTACCAAGATGGTCAAATGCTAAAATGGAGGTAAGAATAGATAAAGTACAGTCATCTACATACATGCTACAGGTAAGGTATCATACATTACATTGTACTATACCCTATGACAACTGCTGTTGCACTGGCAAAAATGCTTATGATGCACAGTCATCTGTTTTTAAGAAATCGTAGTCGTGGTTTTGTTTATAAGTCAGATAGCATAACGACAACTGGAAGatactttatttatctttaGATAAGCATTTGATGTGGCTTTTCGAGTTGTAACTGACTTACAAAACTAAATGTAACTCACCACAAGGAACTTTATacctcatttaaaatgtaatggAATGAGTTGCTACCCACTTCTGAAGTTAGAATAGCAGTGCCCTGAAGCTGTTTTCatttagctagctagctaagcatGAAAGTGAAGTTTGGGGAGTTCCTGACATTTAAGATGCGAAAGTTATTTACCTTGTTTCTTCAGCTGGGCTTCAACagtggaaaaacaacaaacacgtacataaaaacacacaccttCATAATTGCTTCAATTCCCAGATTGCGATAAAGGAACCGCTGAATCCGATCAAGCAGgatgaaaagaaaggaaagctcCGATATGTTGCCAACATATTTCCCCATAAAGGTTACATTTGGAATTATGGGGCACTTCCACAGGTGAGGAAAAGCACAGTATGAGATGCATTaagccttcttcttcttcttcttctttttcatcaTATCTATTTCAAAATAATAGTACTGCAgttcatttgtatttaaatatattcCAATAATTATGTTTTACAAATACCTACATGATTGTTTTCTTACATGCTTGAACTGAAGACATGGGAAGACCCAGGccagaaagacaaagaaaccAACTGCTGTGGTGACAATGACCCCATTGACGTTTGTGACATAGGCACCCAAGTAATACAACTTGAAACTATACATTGATTTTGTTAGGGACATTTTATTAGGTACCCCTTTCTAGGATTGCTAGCAAGTCATATCTAATGAATCATGAGTCTTAGGTATTTGTGTTAACAGTTAGGTGAACAGGTGCACCTAATGAAGTGGTCAGTGAGTGTATATACATGTGCAATTTATGTTGTATTGCTTTTTATTAATTGAtgatttattatgtgttttttgGTTCTTCAGGTGTGCTCTACTGGTCAGGTGATCCAAGTAAAAGTGCTTGGCATCTTGGCCATGATTGATGAAGGAGAAATGGACTGGAAGGTCATAGCTATCAATGCTGAAGACCCTGATGCCAAAAATCTAAATAGTGAGTGTTTTAAACTGATGAAAGGTCAAGAACTGGtaacatgtaattaatttaaCATACGTTAGTGATTATTAgtaattattttacagtttCATGGCAGCAGAAAGATTAACAATGATTTTGAATCTGCATTAAAGTGATCTGCTCTCTACCCTGATTCAAAAATAccatttcattttcatctgcTTATTCTATACAAGAAAATGAAGCACATGTAGAGCTGTTTAAGGTTAGCTGTGCAGCCAGTATGCACTACTTGTCAGATTTGCATTTGCCCACGTACCAGGAGCGAGATATTAATGTACCTGGCCATTTCAGATTCAGTTGATTGTTTATCCAACACAGACATCATGGGAGAAAAGCAGACTTGCACTCTGTAGTTAAAACACTTGGCAAAGTCTGTACCCTGTGGAGTTTTTGCTGTAAACATTGTTGTGTTTATATTCAACGTGTCTTTTCCAAAACACACTGTACCCTAGCCAGCATGTTTAATGCATTTCTTAACCTCATACAAcatgttctaaatatttttaaccctGCATTCATTTTAACTTGAATCCTGTTGTTGTATTAGTGTTGTATAGCTGCATTCTGTCATAAATTATAATCTTAGAAACTGTAAATTTTCTCACTAAATATTTGCTGCACAATTTAGTACCCAAATTCATGTTATTGAATGTGTTTTCTGCAGGTATAGAGGATGTCCGCAAGAA contains:
- the ppa2 gene encoding inorganic pyrophosphatase 2, mitochondrial, whose product is MRALMLRSSVRSLVTVFGTFSASSRKVIAQAAAVSHRYYFRKTMHYQTEQRGHQNSPDYRLYFKTSDGKYISPFHDIPLIAETEQANDVPAKKSKKSESEVLYNMVVEVPRWSNAKMEIAIKEPLNPIKQDEKKGKLRYVANIFPHKGYIWNYGALPQTWEDPGQKDKETNCCGDNDPIDVCDIGTQVCSTGQVIQVKVLGILAMIDEGEMDWKVIAINAEDPDAKNLNSIEDVRKNRPGHLEATVEWFRKYKVPDGKPENKFGFNGEFKDKDFAVEIIKSTHEHWRALVQKQKNTGGIDCKNTLCCDSPFRCTTDEAREVVQSAPAFGSAHPVSPEVDKWHFV